Genomic segment of Ewingella sp. CoE-038-23:
TTAGAAATGAATGACGTGCACCCACTGCCGGAGCACATTAAGCCGGACCAACATTACCGGCTGAGCTAAAACAAAAAGGCGCTCTCCTTGCGGAAAAGCGCCTTTTATCAACACAACTGATTAGTATCAGTTCATGCCGTATTTTTTCAATTTCTTACGCAGCGTACCGCGGTTGATACCCATCATCAGGGCCGCACGAGTCTGGTTGCCACGGGTATATTGCATCACCATGTCTAACAGTGGCTGTTCAACTTCAGCCAATACCAACTCATACAGGTCATTCACGTCCTGACCATTCAATTGAGCAAAATAGCCCTTAAGTGCTTGTTTTACCGAGTCACGCAGGGGTTTTTGGGTTACCTGATCCTGAGAATTAACGGTAGAAACGGTCAGTACGTCAGAATTCACGCGTTGTTCGAACATAGTTCTGTCAGCTCTTTTTTGTTACGCAAGATTTTCGAAATATGCTTCCAACGCCTCCAGCTGTTCGCTGGCATCCTCTATGGCGTTGAAGGAGCGCCGAAACTGGTCATTCGGGGCATGCTCCTGGAGATACCAGGAAACATGCTTACGAGCGATACGGAATCCCTTGCCTTGACCATAAAAGTCGTGCAATTCCCGTACATGCCCTAATAACAAGTGCTGAACCTCCCCAAGTGGTGGCGGCGGTAACAGTTCCCCTGTGTCCAGATAATGCTGGATTTCCCGGAAGATCCAGGGTCTCCCCTGAGCGGCACGTCCAATCATCAGAGCATCAGCTCCGGTGTAGTCGAGTACCGCCCTGGCTTTATGCGGGTCAGTTATGTCGCCATTCGCGATAATCGGAATGGAAACACTCTGCTTAACTGTCCGAATGCTGTCGTACTCTGCCTCTCCATTGAAGAGACAAGCACGGGTTCGGCCATGAATCGTCAGGGCCTGAATTCCACAGTCTTCAGCCAATTGTGCAATTTGTACACAGTTACGGTGTTCCGGTGCCCAACCAGTACGAATTTTCAACGTGACTGGCACATCTACCGCATTCACAACGGCAGAGAGGATCTGTTTGACCAAATCCGGATACTGCAACAAGGCAGATCCTGCCAGTTTGCGGTTCACTTTCTTGGCCGGGCAACCCATATTGATGTCAATGATCTGCGCACCGCTGTCCACGTTAATTCGGGCAGCTGCCGCCATATCTTCGGGATCGCAACCGGCAATTTGCACGGCCCGGATTCCCGGTTCATCGCTATGTACCATACGCAAACGGGATTTATCCGTACGCCACACTTCCGGATTGGAAGAGAGCATTTCGGAAACAGCCATCCCAGCACCCATCGCATGACATAAGGCACGAAACGGTCGGTCTGTTATACCGGCCATTGGGGCCGCAATCAGGCAATTTGTAAGTTGGTGGTGTCCGATGCGCATAGACTAGGAATGACCATACTGATGTCCGCAAGGGCGCGTATATTACGCATTTTTGAATCCAGATGAAAGGCCAAACTTTAACCAATAACCTAAGAAAATGCTTGCATCAGGCCTCTGAGGTCTGGGTTATGGGTTTTTATTGAGACTTAACATAGGGTTAATGAATAAAGGCTAAATTGTGCGCTTATGAAAATTCCTTAAAACTCGCTGTATATGCAGGTTAAGCCAGTTGAATCTAAGGCTAAATTTGCTGTTTTAAGTAGCAATAACCGCAAAATTTCCGTGACCCACCTCTCGCCGTGGTCAAAAAATGAGTCATTTTTAGTAAGAATCCATAACCCTATGTTTGAGATAAAAAGCCAAGGCCGGGAGAGTCGAAAAAGCAGGGCGGGGCAATAAAACAGAAAAGCGCCGCCCGGTGAGCATTTAAGCCTGCGGGCGGCGGAGTATTAGGCTTTCTTGACGCCGGTAATGCGGCACCACTCTTCTTTTTCAGCCACTGGGTCTAGCTCGAACAGCGCCTCATAGGCTTCTGCGACGCCCTGCGCCTGACTTGCCAGCACGCCGGACAGCCCCAGATGGCCGCCTGCTACTGGCAGTACGCTGATAAGGGGCGCCAGCTCGCGCAGTGGGCCTGCAAGGATGTTAGCGACCACTACATCGGCCGACAGGTTGTCCGGCTGGTCTTTTGGCAGATAGAGCGATAGACGCTCGGAGACGCCGTTACGCTGCGCATTATCACGGCTGGCCTGAATCGCCTGCGGGTCGATATCAATACCGATAGCCTGCGCAGCACCCAGTTTCAGAGCGGCAATCGCCAGAATGCCGGAGCCACAGCCGAAGTCGATCACCGTCTTACCCTGTAAATCTAAACCGTCGAGCCACTCTAGGCACATGGCGGTGGTCGGGTGGGTGCCGGTGCCGAAGGCCAGACCCGGGTCGAGCATTACGTTGACGGCGGTTGGGTCCGGCACGTCGCGCCAGCTCGGGCAGATCCACAGACGCTGGCCGAAACGCATTGGGTGGAAGTTATCCATCCACTCGCGCTCCCAGTCTTTATCTTCCAACTGCTCGATTTTATGCACAAAGCCTTTGCCCAGCAGCGGCTCGTTTTCGAGCATAGCCACCACTTCCGCCATGTCGGTTTCTGCGTCATACAGACCGATAGCGTCGGTATCGCCCCACAGCAGCGTCTCTCCCGGCAGGGGTTCGAACACCGGATTGTCATGGGTATCCTGGAAAGTCACGGATACCGCACCACTCTCGATAAGCGCGTCGCTCAGCGTTTCCGCGTCGTTACCGGTGGTGTTAATTTTCAATTGGATCCAAGGCATAGCAATTCTCTTTTAAGCTTGCAGTAAATAGTTTGCCGCCCCTCAGGACGGCTTGAGCGCGGCTTCTGCGCGCGCATCGCCAAATTTATTGCCGATGTAAAACGCCAGCAGACTCAGGGTCAGCGACGGCACAATCGGATGCAGACCGGCAAGGTGCAGGTCGAAACTGGCAAGCAGGGTATAACAAACCGCGCCAACAATCATTGAGCTAAGCGCGCCGGTGGCATTGGCGCGTTCCCAGTACAGCCCCAGCACCAGCGGCCACAGGAACACGGCTTCTAAGCCGCCAAAAGCCAGCAGATTCAGCCAGATAATCATTTCCGGTGGGCGCCATGCCGCCAGCAGCACCAGCAGACCAAGCACAAAGGTCGCCCAGCTTGAGAAGCGTTTGAGGCGTTTCTCATTGGTGATTTCTGCAGGGCGAATGCCAAGATAGAGATCTTTAACAATCGTCGCCGAGGACTGCAACAGCTGGGCATTGATGGTCGACATAATCGCGGCCATGGGTGCAGCAAGGAAGATCCCGGCGGCATAAGGCGGCAGCACGGTGATCATCAAGGTGGGGATCACCTGATCCGGGATTTTAAGATCAGGCAGGATAGCGCGACCTAATGCGCCGGCCAGATGCATACCGAACATCAAAATCGCCACCACCAGCGTGCCGAGCACGATGCCGCGATGCACTGCCTTACTGTCTTTGTAGGAGATACAGCGCACGGCGGTGTGCGGCAAACCAATTACGCCGAAGCAGACCAGGATCCAGAACGAGGCCATGAACGGCAGCGACAGCACGTCATCCGCGCCGCTGACCGACACCAGTTTAGGGTCAATCTGTTGCAATTTATCGACCGCGCTGTGCAAGCCGCCCGCCGCGTGGATCACCGCAATCAGCAGCAAAATGGTGCCGAGCAGCATCACCAAACCCTGCATGGCGTCATTGAGCACGCTGGCGCGGAAGCCGCCGAAGGCCGTGTAGAGCGCGATGCTGATGCCGAAAATCAGCAGGCCGGTGTCGTAAGGGATGCCCGCCGCGGTTTCCAGCAAGCGCGCGCCGCCGATGAACTGCACGGTCATGGCGCCGAGGAAGGCAACCAGCAGACTCAGGCTCGCCAGCCAGACCAGCAGGCGGCTTTTATAGCGGCCGTACAGCATGTCGTTGAGCGTCACCGCGTTATAACGGCGAGCCAAAATAGCGAATTTCTTGCCCAGGATGCCGAGAGAAAGCCACACGGCGGGCAGCTGAATCATCGCCAGCAGCACCCAGCCCAGCCCAAATTTGTAGGCCGCGCCCGGCCCGCCAATAAACGAACTGGCGCTGATATAGGTCGCGGTCAGGGTCATGGCTAAGACAAAGCCGCCCATAGAGCGGTTGCCGAGGAAGTATTCAGTGAGGAAATTACCGGCCTGACGGCGGGTATAGGCATAAACCGACAGGCCAAAGACCAGCAGCAGATAGGCAATAAGAGGAAGTAAAACTTCAGTCTGCATGGGGAGTGTCCTCGAGCGAAATGTCGCGGTAAATCACCCGCACCATCAGCCAGCTTAGTAACACAAAAATCAGCGGAACCAACAAACAGGCCATTTCGAACCAGTGGGGCAGCCCGGTGATCCCCTGCTTGTCGTCGGGCAAATAGGCCGCCAGACACCAGGCCAGCAAGTAGGCCAGCGTCAGCCCAAAGGCCCAGCGCGCTTCGCGATTGGCTTGTCGAAAACGTGGGTCAGTGTCTTGAGTCTTCATCATAAAAGTCCCAAATGAAAAAAGGCCGGAATATCCGGCCTTGGTAAGAGAGTACGCAAGGTACGGTCTTATTTTTCCTGCAATCCGAGCTTCTTCTCTAGATAGTGGATGTTGGTTCCACCGTGCTGGAAGTTCTCGTCGCTCATGATGCGCATTTGCAGATCAACGTTGGTTTTGATGCCGTCGATAATCAGTTCAGCCAATGCGTTTTTCATGCGGGCAATCGCCACGTCACGGTTTTCACCGTAAGTGATCAGTTTGCCGATCATGGAATCGTAGTACGGAGGCACGGTATAGCCAGCGTAGATATGCGATTCCCAGCGCACGCCAAAGCCACCAGGAGCGTGGAAGCGGGTAATTTTACCCGGGCTTGGCAGGAAGGTATTTGGATCTTCAGCATTGATACGACATTCGACCGCGTGGCCCTGAATGCGTACTTCATCCTGTTTGATCGACAGCGGCTGACCGGCAGCGATACGCAGCTGCTCTTTGATCAAGTCAACGCCGGTGATCATTTCAGTCACAGGATGCTCAACCTGAATACGGGTGTTCATTTCGATGAAATAGAACTCGCCGTTTTCATACAGGAACTCAAAGGTACCCGCGCCGCGATAGTTAATGTCTACGCACGCTTTCGCACAACGCTCGCCGATGTAACGACGCAGCTCAGGCGTGATGCCCGGTGCTGGCGCTTCTTCGACAACTTTCTGGTGACGACGCTGCATGGAGCAGTCACGTTCTGCCAGATAAATCGCGTTGCCCTGACCGTCAGCCAAAATCTGAATTTCGATGTGGCGTGGGTTTTCCAGATACTTCTCCATGTACACCATGTCGTTGTTGAAAGCCGCTTTGGCTTCCGCACGGGTCATGTTGATGGATTGTTCCAGATCTTTGTCGCTGCGTACTACGCGCATACCACGACCACCGCCGCCGCCAGAAGCTTTGATGATGACCGGGTAACCGATGCGTTTTGCATAGGCGCGGTTTTGGTCCATATCTTCGCCCAGCGGGCCGTCAGAACCTGGTACGCAAGGAACACCGGCTTTTTTCATCGCGCCGATGGCGGAAACTTTGTCACCCATCAGGCGGATAGTTTCAGCTTTCGGGCCGATGAAGATGAAGCCAGAGCGTTCAACTTGTTCAGCGAAGTCGGCATTTTCGGACAGGAAACCGTAGCCAGGGTGGATAGCCACCGCGCCAGTGATTTCAGCTGCAGCAATGATTGCCGGGATGTTCAGATAGCTTTTTACTGAAGGTGCAGGACCGATACAGACGGTTTCATCTGCCAGCAGTACGTGCTTCAGGTCGCGGTCGGCAGTTGAGTGCACGGCTACCGTTTTGATGCCCAGCTCTTTACAGGCACGCAAAATACGTAGCGCGATCTCGCCGCGGTTCGCGATAACAATTTTATCTACCATGGTACGCCTCGTTATTCGATGACGACCAGCGGCTCGTCGAATTCAACCGGTTGGCCGCTTTCCACCAGAATGGCTTTAACCACGCCAGATTTGTCTGCTTCGATTTGGTTCATCATTTTCATTGCTTCAACGATGCACAGGGTATCACCTGCGTTAACTTTCTGGCCGACTTCCACGAAGGCTTTCGCGTCCGGGCTTGGCGTGCGGTAGAAAGTACCCACCATCGGTGAACGAACGATGTGTCCGCTGATCGCAGCCGGTGCGGCTTCAGCTGGCGCCGCCGCTGGTGCAACTGCAGCAGCCAGACCCGGTTGCTGTTGTGGCGCAGGCATTGCGTACGCTTGTTGCATCATTGGGTAAGCTTGCGCAGGTGCTGCACGGCTGATGCGTACTGATTCTTCGCCTTCAGAAATTTCCAGTTCAGAAATGCCTGACTCTTCAACCAGTTCGATCAGTTTCTTAATTTTACGAATATCCATGGGTGTGATTCCGTACTCTTTTTGCGAAAAAAATTAATGGGTTTTAGACAAGCGGTTAACCGCTGCCTGTAAAGCAAAATGGTAGCCATCTGCGCCAAGTCCGCAGATAACGCCCACTGCGATATCAGATAGATAGGAGTGATGCCGGAACGGCTCGCGGGCGTGAACATTCGACAGGTGGATCTCGATAAACGGGATCTGCACTGCCAGCAACGCATCGCGTAGCGCTACGCTGGTATGGGTAAAGGCTGCGGGATTGATCAAAATAAAATCAGTGTTTCCGCGTGCCTGATGGATTCTATCAATCAGGAGGTGCTCTGCGTTGGATTGCAGATGGCTAAGCGCGACGTCTGCGGCGGCTGCCTGCTGCTCCAAACCTTTAACTATATCGTTGAGCGTAGTGCTGCCGTAGGTTTCAGGCTCACGCGTCCCTAACAAATTCAGGTTAGGACCGTTTAGAAGCAAAATGTCAAACTTATGCGCCATTGTGAGCCTATCTCCGGCAATTAGACAAAGATTGTAGAAAATACCCTGATGTCACCGATTTGTCACCTATTTCGCGGCAAATCTACCCTGCTCATCAGCATGAGGTCGGGCATTATAATGATATCGTGGCAATTCGCAGCTAAATACTGGTCTTATCAGCGAAGATAATCAACCCTCAGAATGCTACTGAGGGTTTAGACTGTAGGATTATGCGGGGTAGAACACAGAAAAGTTAAGCCCGTTAACGCAGCCATTGGCGGAATTTTTTGTAGCGTAATGCTAACAAGATCGCTGCAATTGCCGCGTAGATGATGGGTTGTGGCGAGATAATTTTCACTGACCACATGTAGTGAATCGGTGCCAAAATGGCGACCACATAAATTAAGTTGTGCAATGTCTGCCATTTCGCACCCAACTTACGCTGCGACCATAATGTCGACGTGCAGGCCAGCGCCAGCAGGATTATCCAGCTGATAATGCCCAATGTCAGATAGGGCCGCGAAATCAATTCACTGCCCAGCAGCGCCAAATTGTTAATGCCCAACTCTAAGAACGAATAGCTGAGAAGATGCAGCGTTCCCCACGCAAAGCACCACAAACCCACCAATCTGCGCACGCGCATCAACAGCGGCTGTTTACCATAACGCGCAACGGGGGTAATAAGCAGCGTCGCCAGCAGCAATTTCAGAGTCATCCTACCGGTGAAATGCTGAATATCTTTAGATGGATCGGCACTGAACCAGCCCTGATTAATCGACAAGATCAGCCAAATAAAGGGCAGGAACGCCGCCAGATGGATAACCACCTTTAGCCATTTAATTTGTGTCAGGCTTAAACGCCGCATCGCATTTCCCTCAAAATCATCAATAGTTCGCGCGCAAATCGAGGCCGCGGTACAGCGACGCCACCTGATCGCCATAGCCATTAAACAGCAGCGTCGGCTGGCGTTTAACATCCAAAATACCGCCAGAGCCGATGAAACGCTCGGTGGCCTGTGACCAGCGCGGATGGTCGACGTGCGGGTTCACGTTGGCGTAGAAACCGTACTCATTGGTCGCAATCTGGTTCCATGTCGTCGGCGGCTGGTTCTTGGTCAGGCTGATATTGACGATAGACTTGATGCCTTTAAAGCCATATTTCCACGGCACGGTCAGGCGAATTGGCGCGCCGTTTTGCGGTGGCAGGGCCTTGCCGTAGACGCCGACGGTCAGCATGGTGAGCGGGTGCATGGCTTCATCCATCCGCAGCCCTTCAACATAAGGGTAATCCAGCCCGCCGCCGATAAAGCGGTCTTTCTGGCCCGGCATGTGTTCCGGGTCATATAAGGTTTTAAACGCCACAAAGCGCGCATTGCCGGTCGGCTCGGCTAGCTTGATGATGTTGCTCAGCTGGAAGCCAATCCACGGCACTACCATTGACCACGCCTCGACGCAGCGCATCCGGTAGATACGCTGCTCCAGCGGGAAGCGTTTCATGATGTCATCCATATCGAGGGTGATCGGCTTGCCGACTTCGCCATCAATCACGATTTTCCACGGCGAGGTCACCAACTGGCCCGCATTGGCGGCCGGGTCGGCTTTATCCAGACCAAACTCGTAGAAGTTGTTGTAGCCGGTGACTTTATCTTCTGGCGTTAACGTCAGGTCATTTTGATAAGCGGCGGGCTTGGTGAAGTCCAAAGGCTTTCCGGCTGGCGCTTTCGGCCGGTCGTGGCCTTTGAACCAGGATGAAATGTCGGCCTTGGCGGTCTGGGGCAGGGCCAGCGCCGCCGCGCTCAGGCCCAGTGCCTGCAATACTTTGCGACGATCGTGAAAGATGCTTTCAGGCGTGACGTCTGCCTCAGTCAGTTTGCGGGAATTGTTCATGGCGTACTCCAGAATTTCTTAATCATTATTGTTACTGAGGATTCTGGTTTAAGAATGGCTGTTAAATCGATTTTTGGCGAGAGGACTGGGGAAAATACGAAATTTCAGAGGAGAAGAGAACCGAGCAGCGCAGGGAGAGTTTTCCTGCGCTGCTGATTGGCTTAGCTGTTAGCGCACCTTGACCAGAGTGCGGCCCGTAATGGTGTTCGCCATCATTCCGGCGGCCGCCGCTGGCGCTTGTTCAAGGCTGATTTCCGTAGCGGCTTGCTCATAAAAAGAAGCAGGAAGAGTCTGGGTCAGGCGCTCCCAGGCGTCCATTCGACGATGCAGCGGACACATCACAGAATCTACCCCTTGCAGGCGAACGTTGCGCAGAATAAATGGCATCACCGTGGTGGGAAGCTGGTAACCGCCCGCCAGACCACAGGCCGCCACCGTACCGCCGTAGACCGTTTGCGACAGCAAGGTTGCCAGCGTGTGGTCGCCGACGGTGTCGATGGCGCCGGCCCACAGCTGTTTATCCAGCGCCCGGCCTTCTTTGCTGAACTCTTCGCGCGACAGCACGGTTTTCGCGCCGAGCTGCTTGAGATATTCGGTATTGCTGGCGCGCCCGCTGATTGCCACCACGTCATAGCCGAGGGTCGACAGTAGGGTGATCGCCGTGCTGCCCACGCCGCCGCTGGCACCGCTGACAATCACTTTGCCGCTGTCGGGCAGCACGCCGCCTTCCTCCAGAGCCATCACGCAAAGCATGGCGGTGAATCCGGCGGTGCCGATAATCATCGCGTGGCGCGAGTCCAGACCTTCCGGCAGCGGCACCAGCCAGTCACTTTTTACGCGCGCCTTTTCTGCCAGCCCGCCCCAATGGTTTTCGCCCACGCCCCAGCCAGTGAGGATCACCTGCTGGCCGACGCTAAAGCGTGGGTCTTCACTGCTACTGACCCGACCGGCGAAATCGATGCCCGGCACCATCGGGAATTGGCGGATAATTTTCCCTGTGCCGATGATTGCCATTGCGTCTTTATAATTGAGGCTCGACCAGTCAACATCGACCACAACATTGCCTTCCGGCAAATCATCTATGCTGATATCACCCACGCTGGAAAGGGTCTGGCCTGCGTCTTGCTGTAATAAAAGTGCGCGCATTTTGAGCTCCATAAGATTTATCAATTGATTGTTTATGCAGTTGCTATGCTATGAATATAACGCAATAGGGGGGATAGGGACTGATATGAGACAAAAACGGTGCCACTGAGTGCAAATTTAGGCACAATTTTGCATAAATCTTTACCGGATCTGACATGCTTATGTTTTATGATAGCGGCGTTTAAACGGCGGCCTGACAATGAAGGAATATTCTCTGGTTTGCCTCCTCCATTTATAGGTTTCAGGTAAGGCACAAGGATGCGATTTACTAACAGACTCACCGCGCTTATTTCCATGCTGGTTGCAGTAGCTATGTTGCTGATGCTGCTCGGCGTGACGTTTAGCTTTGTCTATCTCAGCAAGCAAAATACTGAGCAGCATTTACGGGCGCTGGCGACCACTTTCGACCAATCTCTTCTGCAACACTCTCCCGACGAAGCCCAGCGCTGGATGCCGACGGCAATGCGCATGCTGGATGTTTCAAGCATCACCCTGCTGGAAAATAAAAAACCCTTTTTGCAATACCGCGAGTCCGCCGATTTACACGCGGCCTGGGACAGCGGCTACCCCGACTATGCCGAGACAACCTTGCCGCTGATGCAGCACCCGTCGATGGCGCTGCACGTGGTGTATGTAGACCCCATTACCACTTACACCCATTCGCTGCGCTCGACCATCACCATCAGCTTCGCCATTATTTTGATGATTGTAGTGGTGCTGATGAGTTTCCGCTGGCTGCGCAGAGAGACGGCTGGGTTGGAACGACTGGAAGAGCGCGCCCAGCGCATTCTTCGCGGCGAGCGGGAGAATATTCGCCACGGTGATGTCTCCGAATGGCCGCCTTTTGCCAGTAGCGCCATTGATTTACTGATGGCGGATCTGGCCGAGGCCCGCGAGCAACGCAGCCGGGTCGACACGCTAATTCGTGCATTTGCCCAGCAAGATGCCCAGACCGGCCTGAGTAATCGGCTGTTTTTCGACAATCAATTGGCGACTCAGCTTGAAGAAAAGGGCGCGCACGGCGTGGTTATGCTGCTGCGACTGCCTGACTTCGACACGCTGCGCGAAATCCACGGGCAGGGGCACGTTGATGAACTGCGTTCCGCGATGGTCAATCTGCTTTCGACCTTCGTCATGCGCTACTCCGATGCCCTGCTGGCGCGCTATTTCCACAGCGACTGTGCTGTGTTACTGCCTCACCGCACTTTAAAAGAAGCAGAAGTGATGGCGGCCCAACTGGTCAATGCGCTCGGCGCGCTGCCAACCTCTAACAATATCGATCGCGATGCCCTTCTATATATAGGTATCAGTGCTTATCGTTTTGGTCAGCAGGCGGAAGAGGTGATGGACCACGCCGAGCAGGCGACGCGCAACGCAGCCTTCCAGGGAAGTAACAGTTGGCTGGTTTATGACAGCAAAGTGCCTGAAAAAGGGCGCGGCAGCGTTAAATGGCGCACGCTACTGGAAAATACCCTATCGCGCGGCGGGCCGCGTCTTTATCATAAAGGCAGCTTTACCAAAGACCGCAAGCTGGATCATCGTGAAATTCAGCGCCGTATCTTTGATGGCGAGCAAGAGCTGCTGGCCGCCGAGTTTATGCCGCTGGTGGTGCAATTTGGCATGTCGCAAAGCTATGATCGCCAAATGCTTTCTCAGATAATTCCGTTACTGGCGCGCTGGCCGGACGAAACGTTGGCATTTCACCTGACGGTTGATTCATTATTGCAGCGCTCTTTTGTCCGCTGGTTGCGCGATACTTTGCTGCAATGCGAAAAAAGGCAGCGTAATCGCATTCTGATTGAACTTGCAGAGGCAGATCTCTGTCAACATACCGAGCGATTACGGCCCGTTGTCCGCCTGCTACAAGGAATGGGCTGCCGTCTTGCTGTTTCTCAAGCCGGGCTTACCGTGGTCAGCACCTCATATTTGAAAACTTTCCCGGTTGAACGGGTGAAACTGCACCCGGGATTGATTCGCGATATCGACAAAAGAATTGAAAATCAGCTGTTCGTACAAAGTCTGATTAGCGCCTGTGAAGGAACACAAGCCAAGGTTTTCGCTTCTGGCGTGCGCAGTAAAGAAGAGTGGGCAGTACTGTTAGAAAAGGGCATTCATGGCGGGCAGGGTGATTTTTTTGCTATCCCGCAGGCCGTGGAGCCCGTTAGCAAAAAATATTCACACAACGGTGATGTTTAAACTGATCGTAATGTGAAGATTTAACGTAGAATGGCGCAGCCTTTAACCGGTTACTGTCCAATGACGCCTGTTTGTAAAGTTTTTGGCGAATTGTGGCGGGAGTTCTCGGAGCGAGAGCAAGAATTCATGTGCGGTGTTGGTGCTTGTAAGTTGCTGGTTGTACACAGGTAAAGAGTGATTCTGGTTTAAATGAACAGG
This window contains:
- the fis gene encoding DNA-binding transcriptional regulator Fis — its product is MFEQRVNSDVLTVSTVNSQDQVTQKPLRDSVKQALKGYFAQLNGQDVNDLYELVLAEVEQPLLDMVMQYTRGNQTRAALMMGINRGTLRKKLKKYGMN
- the dusB gene encoding tRNA dihydrouridine synthase DusB, whose amino-acid sequence is MRIGHHQLTNCLIAAPMAGITDRPFRALCHAMGAGMAVSEMLSSNPEVWRTDKSRLRMVHSDEPGIRAVQIAGCDPEDMAAAARINVDSGAQIIDINMGCPAKKVNRKLAGSALLQYPDLVKQILSAVVNAVDVPVTLKIRTGWAPEHRNCVQIAQLAEDCGIQALTIHGRTRACLFNGEAEYDSIRTVKQSVSIPIIANGDITDPHKARAVLDYTGADALMIGRAAQGRPWIFREIQHYLDTGELLPPPPLGEVQHLLLGHVRELHDFYGQGKGFRIARKHVSWYLQEHAPNDQFRRSFNAIEDASEQLEALEAYFENLA
- the prmA gene encoding 50S ribosomal protein L11 methyltransferase, with amino-acid sequence MPWIQLKINTTGNDAETLSDALIESGAVSVTFQDTHDNPVFEPLPGETLLWGDTDAIGLYDAETDMAEVVAMLENEPLLGKGFVHKIEQLEDKDWEREWMDNFHPMRFGQRLWICPSWRDVPDPTAVNVMLDPGLAFGTGTHPTTAMCLEWLDGLDLQGKTVIDFGCGSGILAIAALKLGAAQAIGIDIDPQAIQASRDNAQRNGVSERLSLYLPKDQPDNLSADVVVANILAGPLRELAPLISVLPVAGGHLGLSGVLASQAQGVAEAYEALFELDPVAEKEEWCRITGVKKA
- the panF gene encoding sodium/pantothenate symporter, with translation MQTEVLLPLIAYLLLVFGLSVYAYTRRQAGNFLTEYFLGNRSMGGFVLAMTLTATYISASSFIGGPGAAYKFGLGWVLLAMIQLPAVWLSLGILGKKFAILARRYNAVTLNDMLYGRYKSRLLVWLASLSLLVAFLGAMTVQFIGGARLLETAAGIPYDTGLLIFGISIALYTAFGGFRASVLNDAMQGLVMLLGTILLLIAVIHAAGGLHSAVDKLQQIDPKLVSVSGADDVLSLPFMASFWILVCFGVIGLPHTAVRCISYKDSKAVHRGIVLGTLVVAILMFGMHLAGALGRAILPDLKIPDQVIPTLMITVLPPYAAGIFLAAPMAAIMSTINAQLLQSSATIVKDLYLGIRPAEITNEKRLKRFSSWATFVLGLLVLLAAWRPPEMIIWLNLLAFGGLEAVFLWPLVLGLYWERANATGALSSMIVGAVCYTLLASFDLHLAGLHPIVPSLTLSLLAFYIGNKFGDARAEAALKPS
- a CDS encoding YhdT family protein, giving the protein MMKTQDTDPRFRQANREARWAFGLTLAYLLAWCLAAYLPDDKQGITGLPHWFEMACLLVPLIFVLLSWLMVRVIYRDISLEDTPHAD
- the accC gene encoding acetyl-CoA carboxylase biotin carboxylase subunit; translation: MVDKIVIANRGEIALRILRACKELGIKTVAVHSTADRDLKHVLLADETVCIGPAPSVKSYLNIPAIIAAAEITGAVAIHPGYGFLSENADFAEQVERSGFIFIGPKAETIRLMGDKVSAIGAMKKAGVPCVPGSDGPLGEDMDQNRAYAKRIGYPVIIKASGGGGGRGMRVVRSDKDLEQSINMTRAEAKAAFNNDMVYMEKYLENPRHIEIQILADGQGNAIYLAERDCSMQRRHQKVVEEAPAPGITPELRRYIGERCAKACVDINYRGAGTFEFLYENGEFYFIEMNTRIQVEHPVTEMITGVDLIKEQLRIAAGQPLSIKQDEVRIQGHAVECRINAEDPNTFLPSPGKITRFHAPGGFGVRWESHIYAGYTVPPYYDSMIGKLITYGENRDVAIARMKNALAELIIDGIKTNVDLQMRIMSDENFQHGGTNIHYLEKKLGLQEK
- the accB gene encoding acetyl-CoA carboxylase biotin carboxyl carrier protein, which codes for MDIRKIKKLIELVEESGISELEISEGEESVRISRAAPAQAYPMMQQAYAMPAPQQQPGLAAAVAPAAAPAEAAPAAISGHIVRSPMVGTFYRTPSPDAKAFVEVGQKVNAGDTLCIVEAMKMMNQIEADKSGVVKAILVESGQPVEFDEPLVVIE
- the aroQ gene encoding type II 3-dehydroquinate dehydratase, which produces MAHKFDILLLNGPNLNLLGTREPETYGSTTLNDIVKGLEQQAAAADVALSHLQSNAEHLLIDRIHQARGNTDFILINPAAFTHTSVALRDALLAVQIPFIEIHLSNVHAREPFRHHSYLSDIAVGVICGLGADGYHFALQAAVNRLSKTH
- the msrQ gene encoding protein-methionine-sulfoxide reductase heme-binding subunit MsrQ: MRRLSLTQIKWLKVVIHLAAFLPFIWLILSINQGWFSADPSKDIQHFTGRMTLKLLLATLLITPVARYGKQPLLMRVRRLVGLWCFAWGTLHLLSYSFLELGINNLALLGSELISRPYLTLGIISWIILLALACTSTLWSQRKLGAKWQTLHNLIYVVAILAPIHYMWSVKIISPQPIIYAAIAAILLALRYKKFRQWLR
- the msrP gene encoding protein-methionine-sulfoxide reductase catalytic subunit MsrP; the encoded protein is MNNSRKLTEADVTPESIFHDRRKVLQALGLSAAALALPQTAKADISSWFKGHDRPKAPAGKPLDFTKPAAYQNDLTLTPEDKVTGYNNFYEFGLDKADPAANAGQLVTSPWKIVIDGEVGKPITLDMDDIMKRFPLEQRIYRMRCVEAWSMVVPWIGFQLSNIIKLAEPTGNARFVAFKTLYDPEHMPGQKDRFIGGGLDYPYVEGLRMDEAMHPLTMLTVGVYGKALPPQNGAPIRLTVPWKYGFKGIKSIVNISLTKNQPPTTWNQIATNEYGFYANVNPHVDHPRWSQATERFIGSGGILDVKRQPTLLFNGYGDQVASLYRGLDLRANY
- the acuI gene encoding acrylyl-CoA reductase (NADPH); translation: MRALLLQQDAGQTLSSVGDISIDDLPEGNVVVDVDWSSLNYKDAMAIIGTGKIIRQFPMVPGIDFAGRVSSSEDPRFSVGQQVILTGWGVGENHWGGLAEKARVKSDWLVPLPEGLDSRHAMIIGTAGFTAMLCVMALEEGGVLPDSGKVIVSGASGGVGSTAITLLSTLGYDVVAISGRASNTEYLKQLGAKTVLSREEFSKEGRALDKQLWAGAIDTVGDHTLATLLSQTVYGGTVAACGLAGGYQLPTTVMPFILRNVRLQGVDSVMCPLHRRMDAWERLTQTLPASFYEQAATEISLEQAPAAAAGMMANTITGRTLVKVR